A single window of Ferrimonas balearica DSM 9799 DNA harbors:
- a CDS encoding FAD-binding protein, with product MSKDKPTAQKPLDQYTANVLQNGISRRRFMTGAAMGTGAMAFAGLTGGMAEAKPMEAGERLAKSADGGATLSFMPKPRPIADSEIASTQRFDVVVVGAGASGVPAALSAAENGAKVAVLQKQAIVVSQGNTGSGLDLKTSDKAGVEALVSRLMSDSAHRCSPALVRSWAYHSGEAVSWVIDRARKGGAQVEDQGTKPQHGIKGITEYPLNFVTSYFGPKPYTAGDGMRALAKTAEKAGVKFFFNTPAQQLIQDEEGRVIGVIAQDRDGRYHKFMANKGVILSSGDYQNNEAMCDFFLPDLKHFERKQMERTGDGFAMAYWAGGVIEPVGHTKMLHDFDAGPASMCDMPFLAVNRKGERFVNETVAMSLMNNYLRDAENAGHYSQVFDANYMTQAAGWPGKLVDPEGLKKYMPEDPAEKHGVYPSQTNTFVADTLEELAQKLGCDPATFVANVKRYNELCKTGKDEDFGKPADKMLPVVKPPFYGIHRRMRISAVCSGMLVNENHQALDADGNPIGGLFVIGNLGGGFYGGVDYPLTVFGLSLGRCYTFGYLTGKHVARL from the coding sequence ATGAGTAAAGATAAGCCCACAGCGCAAAAGCCGCTGGACCAATATACCGCCAATGTACTGCAGAATGGCATCTCCCGCCGACGGTTTATGACCGGTGCCGCGATGGGCACTGGCGCTATGGCGTTTGCTGGACTCACCGGGGGGATGGCGGAAGCCAAGCCGATGGAAGCGGGAGAACGGCTGGCAAAGAGTGCCGATGGTGGCGCCACCCTGAGCTTTATGCCAAAGCCGCGACCCATTGCCGACAGCGAAATCGCCTCCACCCAGCGTTTTGATGTGGTGGTGGTCGGTGCCGGGGCATCCGGTGTGCCTGCCGCCCTGTCCGCCGCCGAAAATGGCGCCAAAGTCGCGGTTCTGCAAAAGCAGGCGATCGTGGTCTCTCAGGGCAATACCGGCTCCGGTCTCGACCTTAAAACCAGCGATAAAGCCGGCGTTGAGGCGTTGGTCAGCCGCCTGATGTCGGACAGCGCCCATCGCTGCAGCCCGGCATTGGTGAGGTCGTGGGCCTATCACTCCGGGGAAGCGGTGTCCTGGGTTATCGACCGGGCCAGAAAAGGCGGTGCTCAGGTAGAGGATCAGGGCACCAAACCCCAGCATGGCATCAAAGGGATCACAGAATACCCGCTCAACTTCGTCACCTCCTACTTCGGGCCGAAGCCTTACACCGCGGGCGATGGCATGCGTGCGCTGGCTAAGACCGCAGAAAAAGCCGGGGTGAAGTTCTTCTTCAACACGCCGGCCCAGCAGCTGATCCAGGACGAGGAGGGCCGTGTGATCGGCGTCATCGCCCAGGACCGCGATGGCCGTTACCACAAGTTTATGGCCAATAAAGGGGTGATCCTCTCCTCGGGTGACTACCAGAACAACGAAGCGATGTGCGACTTCTTCCTGCCGGATCTCAAACACTTTGAGCGCAAGCAGATGGAGCGCACCGGTGACGGTTTCGCCATGGCTTATTGGGCTGGCGGGGTGATCGAACCGGTCGGCCACACCAAGATGCTGCATGACTTCGATGCGGGCCCGGCGTCCATGTGCGACATGCCGTTCCTGGCCGTGAATCGCAAGGGCGAGCGGTTTGTGAATGAGACCGTGGCGATGTCGCTGATGAACAACTACCTGCGCGATGCAGAAAACGCGGGCCATTACTCTCAGGTGTTTGACGCCAACTACATGACCCAGGCGGCCGGTTGGCCGGGCAAATTGGTCGATCCTGAGGGGCTGAAAAAGTACATGCCGGAAGACCCCGCTGAGAAACACGGTGTCTATCCGTCCCAAACCAACACCTTTGTTGCCGACACGCTGGAGGAACTGGCGCAGAAGCTGGGCTGCGATCCCGCCACGTTCGTGGCCAATGTGAAGCGGTATAACGAGCTGTGTAAGACCGGAAAGGATGAGGACTTCGGTAAGCCGGCCGACAAGATGCTGCCGGTTGTTAAACCGCCCTTCTATGGCATTCACCGTCGTATGCGCATCTCTGCCGTGTGCTCCGGGATGCTGGTGAATGAAAACCACCAGGCGTTGGATGCAGATGGCAACCCCATTGGTGGACTGTTCGTTATCGGCAACCTGGGTGGCGGTTTCTACGGTGGGGTGGATTACCCGTTGACCGTGTTCGGCCTGTCACTGGGCCGTTGCTACACCTTTGGCTACCTCACCGGTAAGCACGTTGCCCGCCTGTAA
- a CDS encoding OprD family outer membrane porin: MKTRIHYLIAASLVSFPTLADDGLANLFNDGSFKGQFQLFDFQRNFDGDTQDRRDTSLGGLFYLRSGEVNGIQFGGAFASANPIWDSSEGLYGLVGGAGAPGSLVDRTAVNRLQEYFVSGNWFDTKLTYGAQELRTPMMNPFPLRAIPFTYRGASIKNTSIDNLAISALYITDYMGWTNDTFADVSDGVAGEFARKGIKVDVEDNPMIAFGLDHNLALSALNMKTSLWYYGMDDVYDQYYLKLSFSGELGSAGWYFTPSYLKQSSNGKLSQTEAQFDTHQAGFHLGVKWRGFDAVVKYVQTGDDDVVAPFGDEKVIIQQVVQSGRANEDAYGAQLSYRFAPDSALRGVSAYVNWATYDIDGEDNQGINETDFSVWYDLNHLVEGFSVRARHAIVNFDASDDLTDTRFYLYYKFGL; encoded by the coding sequence ATGAAAACCCGGATCCATTATCTGATCGCCGCCAGTTTGGTGAGTTTCCCAACACTGGCAGACGATGGCCTGGCGAACCTGTTTAATGACGGCAGTTTTAAAGGCCAATTTCAGCTTTTCGATTTTCAACGTAATTTTGATGGCGATACTCAGGACCGGCGGGACACCTCGCTGGGTGGGCTGTTTTATCTTCGCTCAGGCGAGGTCAACGGGATTCAGTTCGGCGGCGCGTTCGCGTCCGCCAACCCCATCTGGGATTCCAGTGAAGGTCTTTATGGCCTGGTAGGAGGCGCAGGCGCGCCAGGCTCGCTGGTGGATCGCACCGCGGTTAACCGACTTCAGGAGTACTTTGTCAGTGGCAACTGGTTCGACACCAAGCTGACCTACGGTGCACAGGAGTTGCGGACGCCGATGATGAACCCGTTCCCCTTGCGTGCTATTCCGTTCACCTACCGGGGGGCCAGCATCAAGAATACCTCGATCGATAATCTGGCCATTTCGGCCCTCTATATCACTGACTATATGGGGTGGACCAATGACACCTTTGCCGACGTGTCAGACGGCGTAGCGGGGGAGTTTGCCCGCAAGGGGATTAAGGTCGATGTGGAAGACAATCCCATGATCGCGTTCGGGCTTGATCATAATCTGGCGCTGTCGGCACTGAATATGAAGACCAGCCTGTGGTACTACGGCATGGACGACGTCTATGACCAGTACTATCTCAAGCTCAGCTTCAGTGGCGAGCTGGGCAGCGCCGGTTGGTACTTCACCCCCTCCTACCTGAAGCAATCCTCCAACGGCAAACTGTCTCAGACCGAAGCCCAGTTCGATACCCATCAGGCGGGCTTTCATCTTGGGGTGAAATGGCGTGGGTTTGATGCGGTGGTCAAATACGTTCAAACCGGCGACGACGATGTGGTCGCCCCCTTCGGTGATGAAAAGGTGATCATCCAGCAGGTGGTGCAGTCCGGTCGTGCCAATGAGGATGCCTACGGCGCGCAGCTAAGCTACCGTTTTGCGCCTGACTCGGCGCTGCGTGGTGTCAGTGCGTACGTGAACTGGGCAACCTATGACATCGATGGGGAGGATAACCAGGGGATCAACGAGACGGACTTTTCCGTTTGGTATGACCTGAACCACTTGGTTGAAGGGTTCAGTGTCCGGGCCCGCCATGCCATCGTCAACTTTGACGCATCAGATGATCTGACCGACACCCGGTTCTATCTCTATTACAAGTTCGGCTTGTAA
- a CDS encoding SET domain-containing protein: MEEFSVQDHTQDLEFVRSATLSTIVNTEIRPSALHGFGLHATAPIAAGTLLCVLDGQVMPIAHYQKMEAQIGPSLGPFRKYVYMECNYLDNQTLLARNFRTSYSYINHARDANTELVRHPLRLVALRDIAADEEMTVDYRKEQLSDDYLNDPAKQFL, from the coding sequence ATGGAAGAATTCTCAGTGCAGGACCATACCCAAGATCTGGAGTTTGTGCGCTCCGCCACCCTCAGTACCATCGTTAATACCGAGATCCGGCCCAGCGCCCTGCATGGCTTCGGCCTGCACGCCACCGCCCCGATCGCCGCCGGCACCCTGCTGTGCGTGCTTGACGGTCAGGTGATGCCCATCGCCCACTATCAGAAGATGGAAGCGCAGATCGGCCCCAGCCTCGGGCCATTCCGCAAGTACGTCTACATGGAGTGCAACTACCTCGACAACCAGACACTGCTGGCCCGCAACTTCCGCACCAGCTACAGCTACATCAACCACGCCCGGGACGCCAATACCGAACTGGTGCGCCACCCTCTGCGCCTGGTGGCCCTGCGTGATATCGCCGCGGATGAAGAGATGACGGTGGATTACCGGAAAGAGCAGCTTTCCGATGACTACCTCAATGACCCTGCCAAACAGTTTCTTTAA
- a CDS encoding MarR family winged helix-turn-helix transcriptional regulator, giving the protein MTNQGLLESVFTLVHALKREMQQQIDAMGLAITPMHVRVLKVISRRQPCTANDVVMLLQRDKAQVTRLLKPLLEHGLLQKQANPEDKRSQFLQVTDAGAAIVERLQAIDAHMLAQLSQSVPAEDLAEFQRIARRMAEGLNAGAAPGS; this is encoded by the coding sequence ATGACGAATCAAGGATTACTGGAAAGCGTTTTTACGCTGGTGCACGCGCTGAAGCGGGAGATGCAGCAACAGATTGACGCCATGGGGCTAGCGATTACCCCCATGCATGTACGGGTGCTGAAGGTGATATCCCGGCGTCAGCCATGCACGGCGAACGACGTGGTGATGTTGCTGCAACGGGACAAAGCGCAGGTCACTCGTTTGCTCAAACCGCTGCTGGAACATGGCTTACTGCAAAAGCAGGCCAACCCGGAGGATAAGCGCAGCCAGTTTCTGCAGGTGACTGACGCTGGCGCCGCCATCGTTGAGCGCCTGCAGGCGATTGATGCCCATATGTTGGCACAACTCTCCCAGTCCGTGCCCGCCGAAGACCTCGCGGAATTCCAGCGGATCGCCCGGCGGATGGCGGAAGGACTGAACGCCGGCGCCGCGCCCGGGAGCTAG
- a CDS encoding HD domain-containing phosphohydrolase, producing the protein MAHGRKYSIRVTVGGLLILATLITGLVALALQFHFTKEMTQEGLLDRLGLTSEAISADIAKLDRDAHFTGQLLSQVAKGALAPEQRQRRIELLKQTLDGNPQFYGAYFGHGDGEFVQLMNLNASHVLRENLGAQDSDRWALVHYEQQSGQRVRVTRLLDDNLNQTHREQQPDNYQPSQRAWYKGAMRNGSYKTDPYLFHTVEINGQTYAHRVADTDVVVGIDVVLSSIARKFNDYTRYHDVIEATEAYFFDHHGEIIAANQTVPASAPLPPSRPLPLSAEQQQYIAQLGTLTVSNQDAWEPMDFSLGGVPKGYAIDMFAIISEMTGIPFHFSNGQSWNQLRRGFIDGDIDILHSLQRNLGSRHLGLFSSPMYTMPFALMTKESTPVTRLGEWQGRRLGMIAGWSIIPALRTHYPHLEVVEFYDLKPAFDALRDGQIDGVIDASDVLRYKVSQYYFGDATIHENLSDLDNRYDGHFYLVVNSEKSQLHQILNLALANISQEQRTALAQKWLQAENGRPSARFASIVPHKAVLDIIEREEGLGQLQRLTLNKEPAYVYVEHVGNFNQLKDYIAVILPESHVDQLVLQRIAPSALVTAAIILALLPLAWAFSRPIVRPILQLRRATIQIEKRQFDQVEPVQTNIKELDDLSRSVNQMADTINAHEKAQQAFIESFIELIANAIDDKSPYTAGHCHRVPELGLMLAQAAEQCQEGQFAGFAFANEDERREFRIAAWLHDCGKITTPEHIVDKGSKLEAIYNRIHEVRMRFEVLWRDAELDALKQLADAPEKEADIQARLAERQQQLQEQYAFVANCNVGGEFFDEARIEKLHDIGAQTWLRHFDDRIGLSPQEETLLCDDARPLPAVEPLLADRPEHKVSARHDRENDPALGITMVAPLLEQNLGELYNLSVGRGTLTAEDRYRINEHMVSGIKMLASLPFPPELSRVPRYATSHHETLDGKGYPRGLVGEQMSIPEQILVLSDIFEALTASDRPYKRAKPLSVAIDIMHKMALNRHFDPALFRLFLSSGTYLRYARAHLAPEQIDHVDIGKYLKTEGADAPKAAVSQPEHMTE; encoded by the coding sequence ATGGCGCACGGACGCAAGTATTCCATTCGGGTCACCGTGGGTGGCTTGTTGATCCTGGCAACGCTTATCACCGGACTGGTGGCGCTGGCACTGCAGTTTCATTTCACCAAGGAGATGACTCAGGAGGGGCTGCTGGATCGGCTGGGCCTCACCAGCGAAGCGATCTCCGCCGACATCGCCAAACTTGACCGCGACGCCCACTTTACCGGCCAACTGCTTAGCCAGGTGGCGAAAGGGGCCTTAGCCCCGGAGCAACGACAACGCCGCATCGAACTGCTGAAGCAAACACTGGATGGCAACCCCCAGTTCTACGGCGCCTACTTTGGCCACGGCGATGGCGAGTTTGTGCAGCTGATGAACCTGAACGCCTCGCACGTGCTTCGGGAGAACCTTGGTGCGCAGGACAGTGACCGATGGGCGCTGGTCCACTATGAGCAGCAGTCAGGGCAACGCGTCCGGGTGACCCGCCTGTTGGACGACAACCTCAACCAAACCCACCGCGAACAGCAACCCGACAATTACCAGCCAAGCCAACGCGCCTGGTACAAGGGGGCGATGCGCAACGGCAGCTATAAGACCGACCCCTACCTGTTCCACACCGTTGAGATCAACGGCCAGACCTACGCGCACCGGGTGGCCGATACCGATGTGGTGGTGGGCATCGATGTGGTGCTCTCCTCCATCGCCCGCAAGTTCAATGACTACACCCGCTACCACGACGTTATTGAGGCCACCGAAGCCTACTTTTTTGATCACCACGGCGAGATCATCGCCGCCAACCAGACGGTACCCGCCAGCGCGCCACTGCCTCCTTCCCGTCCGCTGCCGCTCAGCGCAGAGCAGCAACAGTACATCGCTCAGCTGGGCACCCTCACCGTCTCCAACCAGGACGCCTGGGAGCCGATGGATTTCTCCCTTGGTGGCGTCCCCAAGGGTTATGCCATCGACATGTTTGCCATCATCAGTGAGATGACCGGCATCCCGTTCCACTTCAGTAATGGCCAAAGCTGGAATCAGCTACGACGTGGCTTTATCGATGGAGACATCGACATCCTCCACTCCCTTCAACGTAATCTCGGCAGTCGTCATCTGGGTCTGTTCAGCAGCCCGATGTACACCATGCCCTTTGCCTTGATGACCAAAGAGTCCACTCCGGTCACCCGGCTGGGTGAGTGGCAAGGGCGACGGCTGGGCATGATTGCCGGCTGGTCGATCATCCCGGCCCTCCGTACTCACTATCCGCACCTTGAGGTGGTGGAGTTTTACGATCTGAAACCCGCCTTTGATGCCCTGCGGGACGGCCAAATCGACGGCGTCATCGACGCCAGTGATGTGCTCCGCTACAAGGTATCCCAATACTATTTTGGTGACGCCACCATTCACGAAAACCTCAGTGATCTGGACAACCGCTACGACGGCCACTTCTACCTTGTGGTCAACAGCGAAAAGTCGCAGTTGCACCAGATCCTGAACCTGGCGCTGGCCAACATCAGTCAGGAACAACGCACCGCGTTGGCGCAAAAGTGGCTGCAGGCGGAAAACGGCCGCCCCAGTGCCCGCTTTGCCAGCATTGTGCCTCACAAGGCGGTGCTGGATATCATTGAGCGTGAAGAGGGACTGGGCCAGCTCCAGCGGCTGACACTGAATAAAGAGCCCGCCTATGTCTACGTCGAGCATGTGGGCAACTTTAATCAGCTCAAAGACTACATCGCGGTGATTTTGCCGGAATCCCATGTTGACCAACTGGTGCTGCAACGTATCGCCCCATCGGCGCTGGTCACGGCGGCCATCATCCTCGCACTGCTGCCCCTGGCCTGGGCCTTCAGCCGCCCCATCGTGCGCCCTATCCTGCAGTTGCGACGCGCCACCATCCAGATTGAAAAGCGCCAGTTTGACCAGGTAGAACCGGTGCAGACCAACATCAAAGAGTTGGACGACCTGTCGCGCTCGGTAAACCAGATGGCGGACACCATCAACGCCCATGAAAAGGCACAGCAAGCCTTTATCGAATCCTTTATTGAGCTGATCGCCAACGCCATCGATGACAAATCGCCCTACACCGCAGGCCACTGCCACCGGGTTCCGGAGCTGGGGCTGATGCTGGCTCAAGCGGCAGAGCAGTGTCAGGAGGGGCAGTTTGCCGGGTTCGCCTTTGCCAATGAGGATGAACGCCGGGAGTTTCGCATCGCCGCCTGGCTGCACGACTGCGGCAAGATCACCACCCCGGAACACATCGTTGATAAGGGCAGCAAACTGGAAGCGATCTACAACCGCATCCACGAGGTGCGGATGCGTTTTGAGGTGCTGTGGCGGGACGCCGAACTCGACGCGCTCAAACAGCTGGCCGACGCGCCGGAGAAAGAAGCCGACATCCAGGCGCGACTGGCTGAGCGCCAACAGCAGTTGCAGGAACAATACGCCTTTGTCGCCAACTGCAATGTCGGCGGCGAATTCTTTGACGAAGCCAGGATCGAGAAACTGCACGACATCGGTGCCCAGACCTGGTTACGCCATTTTGACGACCGCATCGGGTTATCGCCGCAGGAGGAGACTCTGCTGTGTGATGACGCCAGGCCACTGCCCGCCGTTGAACCTCTGCTGGCTGACCGCCCAGAACACAAGGTCAGCGCACGACATGACCGGGAAAACGACCCGGCCCTTGGGATCACCATGGTGGCGCCGTTGCTGGAGCAAAACCTGGGCGAGCTGTACAACCTGAGCGTTGGACGTGGCACCCTGACTGCCGAAGACCGCTACCGCATCAATGAACATATGGTCAGTGGCATTAAGATGCTGGCGAGCCTGCCCTTCCCGCCCGAGCTCAGCCGGGTACCGCGCTACGCCACCAGCCACCATGAAACCCTGGATGGCAAAGGCTACCCCCGTGGTCTGGTGGGCGAGCAGATGTCGATTCCGGAGCAGATCCTGGTGCTGTCAGACATCTTTGAAGCCCTGACCGCCTCCGACCGCCCCTATAAACGAGCAAAACCGCTCTCCGTGGCCATCGACATCATGCACAAGATGGCGCTGAACCGGCATTTTGATCCGGCGCTGTTCCGCCTGTTTCTCAGCAGCGGTACGTACCTGCGCTATGCCCGGGCCCACCTGGCGCCGGAGCAGATCGATCACGTCGACATCGGGAAATACCTGAAAACAGAAGGCGCCGATGCCCCGAAGGCAGCGGTCAGTCAGCCGGAACACATGACGGAATAG
- a CDS encoding cytochrome c3 family protein: MMKYRTPTQWLFALSLMCFSSVTLAQEKGQLDAFHAGMGMSCTDCHGDAQPRQAVPMTKCLECHDTKALAKSTEDTLPTNPHDNRHFSTETNCNYCHHQHQESENYCLGCHLRYEFVVP; the protein is encoded by the coding sequence ATGATGAAATATCGCACCCCGACTCAATGGTTATTCGCGCTGTCACTGATGTGTTTCTCTTCCGTCACGCTTGCCCAGGAAAAAGGGCAACTGGATGCGTTTCATGCCGGAATGGGGATGAGTTGCACTGACTGTCATGGCGATGCCCAACCCCGACAAGCCGTACCCATGACAAAATGCCTTGAGTGCCACGATACCAAGGCATTGGCGAAATCCACTGAGGATACCTTACCAACCAATCCTCATGACAACCGTCACTTCAGTACTGAAACGAATTGCAACTATTGCCATCACCAACATCAGGAATCTGAAAATTACTGCCTGGGTTGCCACCTGCGTTACGAATTTGTCGTTCCGTAG
- a CDS encoding LysR family transcriptional regulator: MNIEVLRAFHTTAIFANVSKAAAQLGTSQSVLSRKIKALEAELQVDLFHRAGNSIQLTHKGRRFFTTVDNILGELNQGLDSLRSADTGATGSVMVAAPASLLEAHANLFQSLNASHPGIQLNLRSVSARDAGQMADADIMISNNLPTDQNLIARKVADEPAVFCASRDYLARHGTPSDPSQLRNHNCLTGGAALKPEADWLWRDANGQEQSVTVSGVITTDSMGVAKRMMIGGAGIACLPLGLVMDSAYDFEILFDGECYRPMSIYLVYPANKYMAQSVRVTIDHTLHHFELLQARFGEALQARTRRS; the protein is encoded by the coding sequence ATGAATATCGAAGTTTTACGGGCGTTTCATACCACCGCCATCTTTGCCAATGTGAGTAAAGCGGCAGCGCAGTTGGGCACCAGCCAATCGGTACTCAGTCGTAAAATCAAAGCGCTAGAGGCAGAGCTTCAGGTTGACCTGTTCCATCGGGCCGGCAACTCCATCCAACTCACCCACAAAGGCCGTCGCTTCTTTACCACTGTCGACAACATCCTTGGCGAGCTGAACCAGGGGCTGGACAGTTTGCGAAGCGCGGATACCGGTGCCACTGGCTCAGTCATGGTGGCCGCGCCGGCGAGTTTGCTGGAAGCCCATGCCAACCTGTTCCAAAGCCTCAACGCCAGCCATCCCGGTATCCAGCTTAACCTGCGCTCAGTCAGCGCCCGCGACGCCGGACAGATGGCAGACGCCGACATCATGATCAGCAACAATCTGCCTACGGATCAGAACCTGATTGCGCGCAAAGTCGCCGACGAGCCCGCCGTATTTTGCGCCAGCAGGGATTACCTTGCTCGTCATGGCACGCCGTCGGACCCCTCGCAACTCCGCAACCACAACTGCCTGACCGGTGGTGCCGCCCTCAAGCCCGAGGCGGACTGGCTATGGCGAGACGCCAACGGGCAGGAGCAAAGTGTTACGGTCAGCGGCGTTATCACCACCGACTCCATGGGCGTTGCCAAGCGGATGATGATTGGTGGAGCGGGCATTGCCTGTTTGCCGCTTGGGCTGGTTATGGACAGCGCGTACGACTTCGAGATCCTGTTTGACGGCGAATGCTACCGCCCGATGTCGATCTACCTGGTGTATCCAGCGAATAAATACATGGCCCAGAGTGTTCGCGTCACCATCGACCACACTCTCCACCACTTTGAATTACTGCAGGCACGCTTTGGCGAGGCGTTGCAGGCGCGAACACGCCGTTCCTGA
- a CDS encoding DUF3861 domain-containing protein: protein MTGHLYKVTVEPLEDRKGNPVEAAPLCFEARCHDDLFAVVDKLQEKMPLSEADTQAFAVGLKLFSEVMMKNRDNPLFKSFKPAFTEFMMALKKG, encoded by the coding sequence ATGACCGGCCACCTGTACAAAGTTACCGTTGAACCGCTTGAAGATCGCAAAGGCAACCCGGTTGAGGCGGCCCCACTCTGTTTTGAAGCACGCTGTCACGATGACCTCTTCGCCGTGGTGGACAAGCTGCAGGAGAAGATGCCGCTGAGCGAAGCCGACACTCAGGCCTTTGCGGTTGGCCTGAAGCTGTTCAGCGAAGTGATGATGAAAAACCGCGATAACCCGCTGTTTAAGTCGTTCAAACCCGCCTTTACCGAGTTTATGATGGCGTTGAAAAAGGGCTGA
- a CDS encoding amidohydrolase: MATGLCLTRINRFAVAALAATSFAASLLTTSTVALGAEPADTLYRGGPILTMNDAQPRAEALAVKDGRILAVGTESEIQPYIGAQTQVRELNGQALIPGFVDAHGHVAAVGLQALAANLLPPPDGDGNSIEALQSVLRQYASEYEARINRVNAIIGFGYDDSQLKEQRHPTRQELDAVRDDIPVYIVHQSGHLAVANTKALEVAGITDQTEEMPGGVIRREAGTQVPNGVLEETPHFVALQKVLGNLDADGAKEMIRAGSKLVTTYGYTTAQEGRATTGQVRSMQALAASDEGFDIDIVAYPDILVDRSFIAEQVSREYRNRVRVGGAKLTIDGSPQGFTAWRDRPYYAPPSQLRRDYVGYPAASPDQVFEAINWAFANDIQLLTHSNGEAATDLLLAAIGTAAAEHGNDDRRAVLIHGQFLREDQVDAIKRLKLFPSLFPMHTFYWGDWHRERTVGPELADNISPTGWVLDRGMRFSTHHDAPVAFPDSMRVLDATVTRRSRSGDIIGPAHRVDVMTALKAMTLWPAWQHFEENEKGSLEPGKLADLVVLSADPTAVDPETLDQLTVVMTIKEDQVIYQADDQPSTSLLWPRHLGGSAPDGPYWRQQLHSGHRH; encoded by the coding sequence ATGGCAACAGGTCTTTGCTTAACGAGGATTAATCGGTTCGCCGTCGCTGCTCTGGCGGCAACCAGTTTTGCCGCCAGCCTGCTTACCACAAGCACTGTGGCGCTGGGCGCGGAGCCAGCCGACACGCTCTACCGGGGCGGCCCCATCCTGACCATGAATGATGCCCAGCCACGGGCGGAAGCGCTGGCCGTCAAAGATGGACGGATCCTTGCCGTGGGCACCGAGTCGGAGATTCAACCCTACATCGGCGCGCAGACGCAGGTGCGGGAGTTGAACGGTCAGGCACTCATTCCCGGCTTTGTCGATGCGCACGGCCACGTCGCTGCGGTGGGCCTGCAGGCTTTGGCCGCCAATCTGCTTCCGCCCCCGGATGGCGATGGCAACAGCATCGAGGCGCTTCAGTCGGTGCTGCGCCAGTACGCCAGTGAGTACGAAGCGCGGATCAATCGGGTCAATGCCATCATCGGCTTTGGCTACGACGACTCGCAGCTTAAAGAGCAGCGCCACCCCACGCGCCAGGAGCTGGATGCCGTCAGAGACGACATCCCGGTTTACATCGTGCACCAGTCCGGCCATCTGGCGGTGGCCAACACCAAGGCGCTGGAGGTCGCGGGCATCACCGACCAGACCGAAGAGATGCCAGGCGGCGTGATCCGACGGGAAGCCGGCACTCAGGTGCCCAACGGGGTGCTGGAGGAGACTCCCCACTTTGTGGCACTGCAAAAAGTGCTGGGTAATCTCGACGCCGACGGCGCCAAAGAGATGATCCGCGCGGGCAGCAAACTGGTGACCACCTACGGCTATACCACCGCACAGGAGGGGCGTGCCACCACCGGTCAGGTGCGTTCCATGCAAGCGCTGGCCGCCAGCGATGAAGGGTTTGATATCGACATAGTGGCGTACCCGGACATTCTGGTGGACAGAAGCTTTATCGCGGAACAGGTCTCCCGTGAGTACCGAAACCGGGTTCGGGTCGGGGGGGCCAAGCTGACCATCGACGGTTCACCCCAGGGCTTTACCGCCTGGCGGGATCGCCCCTACTACGCGCCTCCGTCCCAGCTTCGCCGTGATTACGTTGGCTATCCCGCCGCCTCGCCGGATCAAGTGTTTGAGGCGATCAACTGGGCCTTTGCCAATGACATCCAACTGTTAACCCACTCCAACGGCGAGGCCGCCACCGACCTGCTGCTCGCCGCCATTGGCACCGCAGCCGCCGAACATGGCAATGACGACCGACGCGCCGTGCTGATCCACGGCCAGTTTTTACGTGAAGACCAGGTCGACGCCATCAAGCGCCTGAAGCTGTTCCCCTCCCTGTTCCCCATGCACACCTTCTATTGGGGCGACTGGCATCGGGAGCGTACGGTCGGGCCAGAACTCGCCGACAACATCTCACCCACCGGCTGGGTGCTCGACCGGGGCATGCGCTTCTCAACCCACCATGACGCCCCGGTGGCGTTCCCCGATTCCATGCGGGTGCTGGATGCCACCGTAACCCGGCGCAGTCGCAGCGGTGACATCATCGGTCCGGCGCACCGGGTCGATGTGATGACCGCCCTGAAAGCGATGACCCTCTGGCCCGCCTGGCAGCACTTCGAGGAGAACGAGAAAGGCTCGCTGGAACCGGGCAAACTGGCGGATCTGGTGGTCCTCTCCGCCGACCCCACCGCCGTCGACCCCGAAACGCTCGATCAGCTCACCGTGGTAATGACCATCAAAGAGGATCAGGTGATCTACCAGGCCGACGACCAACCCAGCACCAGCCTGCTGTGGCCCCGCCACCTCGGGGGCTCCGCTCCGGACGGCCCCTACTGGCGGCAGCAATTGCATTCGGGTCATCGGCACTGA